One Dromiciops gliroides isolate mDroGli1 chromosome 3, mDroGli1.pri, whole genome shotgun sequence DNA segment encodes these proteins:
- the LOC122751909 gene encoding tumor necrosis factor receptor superfamily member 14-like isoform X4 yields MVKRGCVMMFSMIMITQLIPCTEALECRTGEYELDGQCCPTCPPGYRVDEICHTMRGTMCVPCDPRTYTAHPSVLKKCLPCKVCDLEFGLVTRRECSSTSNTVCSCSPGYFCADVKNDHCEMCVAHRVCSPGQYIKSRGTERNNTICEKCPAGTFSLNGTLHQCLPWTNLQGSKKG; encoded by the exons ATGGTAAAACGAGGCTGTGTGATG ATGTTCAGCATGATCATGATTACTCAGCTCATCCCCTGCACAGAGGCGCTGGAGTGTAGGACTGGGGAGTATGAGTTGGATGGGCAGTGCTGCCCCACCTGCCCACCAG GTTACAGGGTGGATGAGATATGCCATACAATGAGAGGCACCATGTGCGTTCCTTGTGATCCCAGGACCTACACAGCACACCCCAGTGTCCTGAAGAAGTGTCTCCCATGTAAAGTCTGTGACCTTG aATTTGGCTTGGTGACCAGAAGGGAATGTTCATCTACATCAAACACTGTGTGTAGCTGTTCTCCAGGCTATTTCTGTGCTGATGTGAAAAATGATCACTGTGAGATGTGTGTGGCTCACAGAGTCTGCAGCCCTGGTCAATACATAAAGTCTAGAG GCACGGAGAGAAACAACACCATCTGTGAAAAATGCCCAGCAGGGACATTTTCCCTCAATGGAACCCTTCACCAGTGTCTGCCATGGACTAA